One genomic region from Verrucomicrobiota bacterium encodes:
- a CDS encoding prepilin-type N-terminal cleavage/methylation domain-containing protein: protein MKEHSRTAATENYCVAAKRHGFTLIELLVVIAIIAILAGLLLPALGKAKIKAQATLCMSNGKQLMLAWLLYADDNNDKCVNNFGVSETAAEIAGKTYRNWVNNNMSWSLDQSVTNTDLIKNGLIAPYSSRNLGIYKCPADHFLDPSQRAAGWKERTRSLSMNAYMGPFSPSAADQQATVNTFDSGYRQFRKVALIPQPVKIFVMLDEHPNSINDGFYLNTSGNSGGWGDSPATYHDGACGISFADGHSEIHKWRGGWINFPTIKQIPNRAYSGGPGFDALGRQDFNWLWERTSVKR, encoded by the coding sequence ATGAAAGAACACTCAAGAACTGCTGCCACGGAAAATTACTGCGTCGCAGCCAAGCGGCACGGATTTACTTTGATTGAACTGCTCGTCGTCATTGCCATCATTGCCATTCTAGCTGGCTTGTTGTTGCCTGCGCTCGGCAAGGCCAAGATCAAGGCGCAAGCCACCTTGTGCATGAGCAACGGCAAACAATTGATGCTCGCCTGGCTGCTCTACGCCGACGACAACAACGACAAATGCGTCAACAACTTCGGCGTCAGCGAAACCGCTGCCGAGATCGCCGGCAAGACTTATCGCAATTGGGTCAACAACAATATGAGTTGGAGCCTGGATCAATCGGTTACCAATACCGATCTGATCAAGAACGGCCTGATCGCTCCGTACAGTTCCCGAAACCTCGGCATTTACAAATGTCCGGCAGATCATTTCCTCGATCCGAGCCAGAGGGCGGCCGGTTGGAAGGAACGCACGCGGAGTCTGTCGATGAATGCTTACATGGGGCCGTTCTCACCCTCGGCTGCCGATCAACAAGCCACCGTCAACACTTTCGATAGCGGTTATCGCCAGTTCCGTAAAGTCGCCCTCATTCCTCAACCGGTGAAAATCTTCGTGATGCTGGACGAGCACCCTAACAGCATCAACGATGGTTTTTATCTTAACACATCCGGGAACTCGGGTGGTTGGGGCGACTCGCCCGCCACCTACCACGACGGCGCCTGCGGCATTTCATTCGCCGACGGCCATTCTGAAATCCACAAATGGCGCGGTGGCTGGATCAATTTCCCCACCATCAAGCAGATTCCAAATCGCGCTTATTCTGGCGGACCGGGGTTCGACGCTTTGGGAAGGCAGGATTTCAACTGGCTCTGGGAACGAACAAGCGTTAAACGCTAA